Sequence from the Pseudomonadota bacterium genome:
GGAGAAAGTTCTTGCCTTTGGAGAATAATAGATGCCTTTGCATGAAACCCGGGTAACGGCTGTCTTTGCCACCGATGAGCAGGCTCCCTCCTGTTCGCTGCCCCTGGCCGTGGCCTCGGTTTCGGCCGGGTTCCCCTCTCCGGCTGATGATTATCTTGAAGGGGTTCTGGATCTGAATCAGCATCTGATCAAACATCCGGCGGCAACGTTTTTTGTTCGGGTGACCGGTGATTCGATGATTGATGCCGGCATCCATGACGGTGACCTGCTGCTGGTGGACCGTTCTCTGGAGATGGTGGACGGCAAAGTGGTGATCGCGATAATTAATGCTGAGCTGCTGGTTAAAAGGGTGCGTAAAGTTGGTGCACGGCTTTTCCTGCTGCCGGAAAATCAGGCTTACAAGCCGATTGAAGTACAGGAAAACATGGACTTTGAACTCTGGGGCGTGGTTACCTATGTGATCCACTCCCTATGATAGTTTCTCTGTAATGGTATAATGATTTATGGCCCCCATCTTTGCCCTCGTCGACTGCAATAATTTCTATGTTTCCTGCGAGCGGGTTTTCAACCCCGGGCTCCGGGGGCGGCCAGTGGTAGTGCTTTCCAATAATGACGGCTGCATCATCGCTCGTTCCGGGGAGGCCAAAAAACTGGGGATCAAGATGGGAATGCCATGTTTTCAGGCCCGGCCGCTGATCGATAAACACGGCGTGGTGGCGCTTTC
This genomic interval carries:
- the umuD gene encoding translesion error-prone DNA polymerase V autoproteolytic subunit, which gives rise to MPLHETRVTAVFATDEQAPSCSLPLAVASVSAGFPSPADDYLEGVLDLNQHLIKHPAATFFVRVTGDSMIDAGIHDGDLLLVDRSLEMVDGKVVIAIINAELLVKRVRKVGARLFLLPENQAYKPIEVQENMDFELWGVVTYVIHSL